One window of Pocillopora verrucosa isolate sample1 chromosome 9, ASM3666991v2, whole genome shotgun sequence genomic DNA carries:
- the LOC131777583 gene encoding KH domain-containing RNA-binding protein qki.S-like isoform X1 yields the protein MSCSVASPEYLNELLSDKTTVSKMPKIFLHAERLLDQEISRVRNELFHGVIKNEPDGVFGELQLPASSGPRVKLSEKVYAPVKEYPKFNFVGRVIGPRGMTLREVESSTGCKLLVRGKGSMKDKKLEEEKRGQPNYEHLEEDLHVLISVEDTEERAKLRLAKAVEKAKDLLQPVDEGEDELKKKQLKDLALMNGTLREQAGCFFSPEDTICVGNTPVIHNGLLGMPLPPALAGYGFARPPVPSAYSASLSGLEFASYATRPGTIFDYGLETSILGAVKPRRPIREHPYQR from the exons ATGTCTTGTTCTGTCGCTTCTCCTGAATATCTTAATGAACTTCTCAGCGACAAAACAACGGTATCGAAAATGCCCAAGATATTTCTTCACGCCGAAAGATTGCTGGATCAAG AAATAAGCAGAGTTAGAAATGAGCTCTTCCATGGAGTGATCAAGAATGAACCAGACGGAGTGTTTGGGGAACTTCAACTTCCAGCTTCTTCAGGGCCTAGAGTAAAATTGTCAGAAAAGGTCTATGCCCCAGTCAAAGAATACCCAAAG TTTAATTTTGTTGGTAGAGTAATCGGCCCACGGGGAATGACTTTAAGAGAAGTTGAATCTTCTACTGGATGCAAACTGTTAGTCAGAGGAAAAGGTTctatgaaagataaaaaattg GAAGAAGAGAAACGGGGCCAACCGAACTATGAACACTTAGAGGAGGATCTGCACGTGCTCATATCAGTGGAAGATACAGAGGAGAGAGCAAAGTTGAGACTTGCAAAAGCTGTTGAAAAAGCCAAAGATCTTCTTCAACCTGTG GATGAGGGAGaagatgaattaaaaaagaaacagttgaAAGACCTGGCATTAATGAATGGCACTTTGAGGGAACAAGCAG GATGCTTTTTTTCACCGGAAGATACTATTTGTGTAGGCAATACTCCAGTTATACACAATGGTCTTCTGGGGATGCCTCTTCCACCTGCCTTAGCTGGATATGGGTTTGCAAGACCTCCTG ttccaAGTGCATACTCTGCCAGCCTTTCAGGACTGGAATTTGCATCATATGCAACCAGACCAGGAACCATTTTTGACTATGGACTGGAAACTTCCATCCTTG GTGCAGTTAAACCACGGAGACCTATACGGGAACATCCTTACCAAAGATGA
- the LOC131777583 gene encoding KH domain-containing RNA-binding protein qki.S-like isoform X2, with product MSCSVASPEYLNELLSDKTTVSKMPKIFLHAERLLDQEISRVRNELFHGVIKNEPDGVFGELQLPASSGPRVKLSEKVYAPVKEYPKFNFVGRVIGPRGMTLREVESSTGCKLLVRGKGSMKDKKLEEEKRGQPNYEHLEEDLHVLISVEDTEERAKLRLAKAVEKAKDLLQPVDEGEDELKKKQLKDLALMNGTLREQAGNTPVIHNGLLGMPLPPALAGYGFARPPVPSAYSASLSGLEFASYATRPGTIFDYGLETSILGAVKPRRPIREHPYQR from the exons ATGTCTTGTTCTGTCGCTTCTCCTGAATATCTTAATGAACTTCTCAGCGACAAAACAACGGTATCGAAAATGCCCAAGATATTTCTTCACGCCGAAAGATTGCTGGATCAAG AAATAAGCAGAGTTAGAAATGAGCTCTTCCATGGAGTGATCAAGAATGAACCAGACGGAGTGTTTGGGGAACTTCAACTTCCAGCTTCTTCAGGGCCTAGAGTAAAATTGTCAGAAAAGGTCTATGCCCCAGTCAAAGAATACCCAAAG TTTAATTTTGTTGGTAGAGTAATCGGCCCACGGGGAATGACTTTAAGAGAAGTTGAATCTTCTACTGGATGCAAACTGTTAGTCAGAGGAAAAGGTTctatgaaagataaaaaattg GAAGAAGAGAAACGGGGCCAACCGAACTATGAACACTTAGAGGAGGATCTGCACGTGCTCATATCAGTGGAAGATACAGAGGAGAGAGCAAAGTTGAGACTTGCAAAAGCTGTTGAAAAAGCCAAAGATCTTCTTCAACCTGTG GATGAGGGAGaagatgaattaaaaaagaaacagttgaAAGACCTGGCATTAATGAATGGCACTTTGAGGGAACAAGCAG GCAATACTCCAGTTATACACAATGGTCTTCTGGGGATGCCTCTTCCACCTGCCTTAGCTGGATATGGGTTTGCAAGACCTCCTG ttccaAGTGCATACTCTGCCAGCCTTTCAGGACTGGAATTTGCATCATATGCAACCAGACCAGGAACCATTTTTGACTATGGACTGGAAACTTCCATCCTTG GTGCAGTTAAACCACGGAGACCTATACGGGAACATCCTTACCAAAGATGA
- the LOC131777597 gene encoding sperm-associated antigen 17, which translates to MSKSRRGKSASANELSRWETELIQAPFSEETWSSCVFFVVPNKADDNVFIETMSEVVATGVRKLFSIITYEGLIKDVKDFGKGPVTGGKGKGAASAKPPQFHEVCEQVKPLVDQGEVIHPTLMAKLLKFKLLQIKQKDLERREEEKKAAKAAEAAKKDEKGKKSGRSPSAGKRSKSPGKKKGKKEADIPPSPKKDTKLKRRGDVEDTFKTIDDEPDDEGSPHHYVLIQGILTASVISNLIEVGVNVDALICLKAENYDSLTPTTHQKDDNTAAKEDDVELLERELVMSEEVAQRLEQEALIKAFWAESQTIVKKAASGHKLKDVAKYEVRIKDSIIPKRNLQELEAEKKVEFGTAIFEGVADVCYNMLDHWEQYKHYLNLMKLIHVPVHLKASASALVIPPAADPQGSQSTTANQDGGSASVVIADADKRYYDHLISSVPPESHSVPLILHCLLEQVVATVDETNPLDQVVPPRQDGLSHDLAAYISCKTSKLALPNDGKQAITEPIDTTRPQKLHESPVILQYGDGMTSRLHDLVPANGLDPQEAERCILDLFPQTCLKELPQLDGQDLVEREARASELYHFCKSRMSSSDSLERILKQFAFEGMLLKVADHNGDVVDLEEVDESFKFYSNLWDHPYSKLSEFQALRFLNEDLEIKKLANDSFLLTSFRNLDEWCFVEHFDPKTMIQVLEAARLAYPYMDTYYHKRDHTLLLALHNPVGASCDSRSKLSWSTKLHSNVGFKNYLEHVVSSIGDWIQEQERIREEAARTPTPPPPAPEQPSVPLKIGSRYGLMTRQEVALIKAEEEEKNKKKGKKSARGSRSPKRSAKTREKSASPEKKDDKDKKRDGSASSRQKSATGRSPSAKGSRSIKSATSKRGLQSRSRSGDLEEPEIQPVDEPVEKSYSFIGYDTGDNLIHVSGSLMTVFPADGGQIQVNKSQYVQGARKVSTSVFKDGNMFVLHFLEPIDEILTKEELEGLEEKDDLRIDKNEKEEYKNDELEKSEIEASEKEQQKIPEGPKPFCDFSSFVAELSDGMVLALSGYGPSGSFKEKESKESEETVTGYLKADTVMPPQPTPSPQPKAGSPKARKRAEEEAKRMEEIQQQQEEERLRLEEEARRKAEEEKLRKPFQHVFITCPDGQHVQYLNDDCYKSSSSKGGVVVRQSYPIRPLGSVKEKPASEEISRTIMTDGTVIRLLTDGSVQVLFPDGAISKCESYPMKKAPSSSKPGSAVARQDPSITAAKRSVRGPGTNPKPLEEPLVPAISLPDKVPVWSSTGVDGSKVLSLPEGGYKTVNGLHCSTATCPQSGQVLKTREDNVVIIERLDGTRIVEHADGTRLTTFYKKVEQDIHVPDNEAGEQGVYTDVTKMFVKVECIGFPTLVFDRDLGSCETIFGNGTKVDTQADGVCIMYRPDGSQLHIEAKGIVSYYGRDTQNLNKDYGNAKAPTGVYVMRTANQLCFEMTDGKGTHFTVLSNGRITVDKEETESTYQDMVAKPDYASNEKKERLEPGPLETAPVSPIVPRFFVIHADGSGSELLRSVDVQDFLKQAEDDPLTAVLRSPLEGHADVTGITIVKPYSGGTGKIWLKEKDEGLIIPPGLRERDFKMMSSREVEKPGPVFGTNAGSGLSVGSRVKPILLPNVTCPRVLEFRQLIQYKPLTQDQRQQMVKAIQAYSDYLEKRQTGLDYLLPRDPRNESEKMVAEELEDKVRFHESADYKVKAHGKQGILLEDEILNTAEAFSGKTKNRDISRAYVDEITPDPVLPPPPPKWKRSLSEWERDQIELAELDYGKHALRYKEVPPYFETRSGQEFLKGIHSPKVPDMEALTSELANQTRHPPPGESSPAETPEIVVHEESATSDCTGEGSKIAPSPDVLPATSGELSSHPAGEPSATPNGIRPTNPTPAHATGNGTPTPVRPTNPTPSQAFTTANPRPSNPTPRQASEPLSQDSPLQGDSPQWRNNLESVQEVDVPSSQEERLEGPIEPEDADGYENGPVFSVEMPHISPRSLYFDVTGETRKAKVKLPSCIKGSKPGALPNSQFYEIEDPVRRRVHTVSVTGGDQQKVENLRGFELLPPQVSFGVLKEGCTYVHSVLLKNVGIDSCRYKIKQPPPSTGLRILYQPGPVAAGMNSVLDVEIFAVAVGVVGDSGLGHVGHHVEIVTETDILYLPVTATIMTVYEYEIRYGDTEEGLVQGTHRVPNRPPSRDPTRPRKEGDYAVINTSV; encoded by the exons ATGTCGAAGTCGCGTAGAGGAAAGAGTGCATCGGCTAACGAACTAAGTAGATGGGAAACAGAACTGATTCAAGCACCTTTCAGTGAG GAAACTTGGAGTTCTTGTGTGTTCTTTGTTGTACCAAATAAGGCTGATGATAATGTCTTCATTGAAACTATGTCCGAAGTTGTCGCGACAGGAGTGAGGAAGTTGTTCAGCATAATAACATATGAAGGTCTTATAAAGGAC GTAAAAGATTTTGGAAAAGGGCCTGTTACAGGAGGTAAGGGAAAGGGTGCAGCTTCAGCTAAACCACCTCAGTTCCATGAAGTATGTGAGCAAGTGAAACCATTGGTTGATCAAGGTGAAGTTATACATCCTACACTGATGGCTAAACTCCTCAAGTTCAAGTTGTTACAAATCAAGCAGAAAGACTTGGAGAGGAGagaggaggaaaaaaag GCTGCAAAGGCTGCTGAAGCTGCCAAGAAGGacgaaaaaggaaagaagtCTGGAAGAAGCCCTTCTGCTGGCAAACGATCAAAATCACCAGGAAAAAAGAAGGGTAAAAAAGAGGCAGACATACCTCCATCACCGAAAAAGGATACAAAACTGAAGAGGAGAGGAGATGTGGAAGATACATTTAAGACTATTG ATGATGAGCCTGATGATGAGGGAAGCCCTCATCACTATGTATTAATCCAAGGTATCCTCACAGCTTCAGTTATTTCCAATTTGATTGAAGTAGGTGTCAATGTTGATGCACTCATCTGCCTCAAAGCAGAGAATTATGATAGTCTCACACCCACCACACACCAAAAGGATGACAACACAGCTGCCAAG GAAGATGATGTGGAGTTGTTGGAGAGGGAATTAGTCATGTCAGAGGAGGTTGCTCAAAGGCTGGAACAAGAAGCTTTGATCAAAGCATTTTGGGCTGAATCACAAACCATTGTAAAGAAAGCTGCCTCTGGTCACAAGCTCAAAGACGTAGCCAAATATGAAGTTAGAATTAAAGACAGCATCATACCAAAAAGGAATCTTCAAGAATTAGAGGCAGAGAAAAAG GTTGAATTTGGAACAGCAATATTTGAGGGTGTAGCTGATGTGTGCTACAACATGTTGGATCATTGGGAGCAGTACAAACATTACCTTAACTTGATGAAGTTGATTCATGTTCCTGTACATTTGAAAGCTTCAGCAAGTGCTTTAGTCATTCCACCTGCTGCTGACCCCCAAGGGTCACAATCTACTACAGCTAATCAGG atggtGGCAGTGCCTCAGTTGTGATAGCAGATGCTGACAAACGCTACTATGATCACCTGATTAGCAGTGTACCACCTGAGAGCCACAGTGTTCCTCTTATTCTTCACTGCTTGTTGGAGCAG GTTGTTGCAACAGTTGATGAAACAAATCCACTGGATCAGGTTGTTCCACCAAGACAAGATGGTCTCAGCCACGACCTGGCGGCATATATTTCTTGTAAAACATCTAAATTAGCACTGCCAAATGATGGCAAACAG GCTATTACTGAGCCTATAGACACTACCAGACCTCAAAAACTTCATGAATCCCCGGTAATCCTTCAGTATGGTGATGGAATGACATCCCGCCTACATGATCTTGTGCCAGCCAATGGTCTTGACCCACAAGAAGCAGAAAGGTGCATACTTGATCTCTTTCCTCAAACCTGCCTCAAAGAACTGCCACAACTAGATGGTCAAGACCTTGTGGAGCGTGAAGCAAGAGCTAGTGAGCTGTATCATTTTTGTAAGTCCAGGATGAGTTCCTCTGACTCTCTGGAGCGCATACTGAAGCAATTTGCTTTTGAAGGAATGCTCTTGAAGGTTGCAGATCACAATGGAGATGTTGTGGATCTTGAGGAGGTAGATGAATCATTCAAGTTTTATTCAAACCTGTGGGACCACCCTTACAGCAAGCTTAGTGAGTTCCAAGCCTTAAGATTCCTTAATGAGGACTTAGAGATAAAGAAACTTGCCAACGATTCTTTCCTACTGACATCTTTTCGTAATCTTGACGAGTGGTGTTTTGTGGAACATTTTGATCCAAAAACCATGATACAG GTGTTGGAAGCTGCACGCCTTGCTTATCCATACATGGACACTTACTATCACAAGCGTGACCACACACTATTACTTGCGTTACACAATCCCGTGGGAGCCAGCTGTGACAGTAGAAGCAAGTTATCCTGGAGCACTAAGCTCCACTCTAATGTGGGCTTCAAAAACTACCTCGAACATGTGGTCAGTTCTATTGGGGACTGGATTCAAGAACAG GAAAGAATTCGAGAAGAAGCAGCCAGAACACCTACTCCTCCCCCACCGGCTCCAGAACAACCGAGCGTCCCCCTGAAGATTGGTAGTCGGTATGGTTTAATGACCCGACAGGAAGTGGCTCTCATAAAGGcagaagaagaggagaaaaacaaaaagaaaggaaaaaagagcgCGCGGGGGTCCCGAAGTCCAAAGAGAAGTGCAAAGACTCGCGAGAAGAGTGCTTCGCCCGAGAAGAAGGACGACAAAG ATAAGAAGAGAGATGGGTCAGCGTCTAGTCGGCAGAAATCGGCGACGGGTCGAAGTCCTTCCGCAAAAGGCTCTCGTTCTATCAAAAGCGCCACAAGCAAAAGAGGGCTCCAAAGCCGGTCACGCTCAGGGGATTTGGAGGAGCCTGAGATACAACCCGTGGATGAACCTGTCGAGAAATCTTATAGTTTCATTGGTTATGACACAGGAGATAATTTGATTCACGTGTCCGGGTCTTTAATGACAGTTTTCCCGGCTGACGGTGGTCAAATACAGGTTAACAAGAGCCAGTATGTCCAGGGAGCCAGAAAAGTTTCCACGTCTGTGTTTAAAGATGGTAATATGTTTGTGCTTCATTTCTTGGAACCTATCGATGAGATTCTGACAAAAGAAGAGCTGGAGGGTTTAGAGGAAAAGGATGATTTGCGGATAGATAAGAATGAGAAAGAAGAATATAAGAACGATGAGCTGGAAAAAAGCGAAATTGAAGCTTCTgagaaagaacaacaaaaaatccCAGAGGGTCCAAAACCGTTTTGTGATTTCAGCTCCTTTGTGGCCGAGCTCAGTGACGGTATGGTTTTAGCACTCAGTGGTTATGGCCCGTCAGGTTCCTTTAAAGAGAAAGAGTCAAAGGAATCAGAAGAAACAGTAACAGGATATTTAAAGGCAGATACAGTTATGCCCCCCCAGCCTACGCCCAGTCCACAACCCAAAGCAGGATCTCCAAAAGCGCGGAAGAGAGCAGAAGAAGAGGCTAAAAGAATGGAAGAAATACAACAGCAGCAGGAAGAGGAAAGACTCCGATTGGAGGAAGAAG CGCGACGAAAGGCGGAGGAAGAGAAGCTAAGAAAACCATTTCAACACGTGTTTATCACATGTCCTGACGGTCAGCATGTACAGTACTTAAACGATGACTGCTATAAGAGTTCAAGTAGTAAGGGAGGAGTGGTTGTGAGACAGAGCTATCCCATCAGGCCTCTTGGGTCTGTCAAAGAAAAACCAGCATCAGAAGAAATCTCTCGCACCATTATGACTGATGGTACAGTTATTAGA CTACTTACCGATGGGAGCGTTCAAGTGCTATTTCCGGATGGTGCAATAAGCAAATGTGAATCTTACCCTATGAAAAAGGCCCCTTCTAGTAGCAAGCCAGGCAGTGCTGTAGCCAGACAGGACCCATCGATTACAGCAGCTAAGAGAAGCGTTCGTGGGCCAGGAACAAATCCAAAACCATTGGAGGAGCCTTTGGTGCCAGCGATCTCGCTCCCTGATAAAGTACCTGTATGGTCTAGTACAGGTGTGGATGGGAGTAAAGTGCTGAGTCTGCCTGAAGGAGGCTATAAGACTGTTAATGGACTGCACTGTTCCACAGCCACGTGTCCTCAAAGCGGACAG gtACTGAAAACGCGCGAGGATAATGTTGTCATAATTGAGCGTCTGGATGGGACACGAATTGTGGAACACGCGGACGGAACACGTTTGACGACATTCTATAAAAAGGTTGAACAAGATATTCACGTCCCTGACAATGAGGCGGGAGAACAGGGTGTTTACACTGACGTCACCAAAATGTTCGTGAAGGTAGAATGCATAGGATTCCCTACCCTAGTTTTTGATCGTGATCTGGGTTCGTGCGAAACTATATTTGGGAATGGCACAAAAGTTGATACACAAGCAGATGGCGTGTGTATTATGTACAGACCTGATGGGAGTCAGTTGCACATAGAAGCAAAAG GTATTGTGTCCTACTATGGCCGTGACAcgcaaaatttaaacaaagatTACGGGAACGCCAAGGCACCGACGGGGGTTTATGTCATGCGCACTGCCAATCAACTCTGTTTTGAAATGACGGATGGGAAAGGGACACACTTTACTGTCTTGTCAAACGGTCGCATTACAGTTGACAAGGAGGAAACTGAATCCACATACCAAGATATGGTTGCGAAGCCAGATTATGCGTCAAATGAGAAGAAGGAGCGTTTAGAACCAGGGCCCTTAGAGACAGCACCTGTAAGTCCCATAGTACCTCGTTTTTTTGTAATCCATGCCGATGGGTCAGGCTCTGAGCTTTTGCGCAGTGTTGACGTGCAGGACTTCTTGAAACAAGCCGAGGATGACCCATTAACAGCTGTTTTAAGGAGCCCCTTGGAAGGACATGCCGACGTAACGGGGATCACTATCGTGAAGCCTTATTCCG GTGGAACTGGGAAGATCtggttgaaagaaaaagatgaggGGCTCATCATTCCACCAGGGCTTAGAGAGAGGGACTTCAAAATGATGTCTTCGAGAGAAGTTGAAAAGCCAGGACCTGTATTTGGCACTAATGCTG GTAGCGGCCTTAGCGTTGGCTCCCGTGTGAAACCGATTCTCCTTCCTAATGTCACTTGTCCACGGGTTCTAGAGTTCCGTCAACTTATTCAGTATAAGCCGTTGACTCAGGACCAAAGACAGCAGATGGTGAAGGCCATACAAGCTTATAGCGATTACCTGGAAAAGAGACAAACAGGATTGGACTACTTACTGCCAAGAGACCCAAGAAATGAGAGTGAGAAGATGGTTGCCGAGGAACTGGAAGATAAA GTAAGGTTCCATGAAAGCGCAGATTATAAAGTCAAGGCTCATGGGAAACAAG GAATATTGTTGGAAGATGAAATACTAAACACAGCTGAAGCATTCTCTG GCAAGACGAAAAATCGGGATATCAGCCGCGCATATGTCGACGAAATAACTCCAGACCCAGTCCTACCTCCTCCACCCCCAAAATGGAAAAGATCTTTGTCAGAGTGGGAGCGGGATCAAATAGAACTGGCCGAGCTGGATTATGGGAAACATGCCTTAAGATACAAAGAAGTTCCTCCCTATTTCGAAACGAGATCAG GGCAAGAGTTTCTGAAAGGTATTCACAGCCCAAAGGTCCCGGATATGGAAGCGTTAACTTCAGAATTAGCAAATCAAACACGTCATCCACCCCCTGGAGAAAGTAGCCCCGCTGAAACACCAGAAATTGTTGTACACGAGGAAAGCGCTACGTCTGACTGCACAG GTGAAGGAAGCAAAATTGCTCCTAGCCCTGATGTTCTCCCTGCAACAAGTGGAGAGCTTTCCTCGCATCCAGCGGGAGAACCAAGTGCCACGCCAAACGGCATAAGACCCACTAACCCCACTCCTGCGCACGCTACTGGTAACGGCACCCCCACCCCTGTCCGTCCAACTAATCCTACTCCTTCACAGGCCTTCACGACCGCTAATCCTCGTCCTAGTAATCCAACACCTCGCCAGGCTTCTGAGCCTCTTTCCCAAGATTCCCCCCTCCAGGGGGACTCCCCACAGTGGAGAAACAATTTAGAGTCTGTTCAGGAGGTGGATGTTCCGTCGTCGCAGGAGGAGAGATTGGAAGGACCCATCGAACCAGAGGACGCAGATGGCTATGAAAACGGTCCAGTGTTTTCAG ttGAAATGCCGCACATCAGTCCCAGAAGTTTGTACTTCGATGTTACCGGAGAAACCAGGAAAGCTAAAGTTAAACTTCCCAGCTGTATAAAGGGTTCTAAACCTGGAGCTCTTCCCAACAGCCAG ttCTACGAAATTGAGGACCCTGTGCGCCGTCGTGTACACACAGTGTCTGTGACGGGTGGTGATCAGCAGAAAGTCGAGAATCTTAGAGGCTTTGAGTTGCTGCCGCCACAGGTGTCTTTTGGGGTGCTAAAGGAAGGCTGCACTTATGTTCATAGTGTACTACTGAAAAATGTCGGCATTGATAGCTGTCGGTACAAGATAAAGCAGCCACCACCATCGACTGGCTTGCGTATTCTTTATCAACCTGGACCT GTGGCGGCGGGTATGAACTCTGTTCTGGATGTGGAGATTTTTGCTGTGGCAGTAGGCGTGGTCGGAGATAGTGGTTTAGGTCACGTGGGACATCATGTGGAAATAGTTACGGAGACCGACATACTTTATCTTCCTGTTACAGCAA CCATCATGACTGTGTACGAGTATGAAATCCGCTATGGTGACACCGAGGAGGGCCTGGTGCAAGGAACGCATCGCGTACCCAACAGGCCGCCATCCAGAGACCCCACTCGGCCCCGTAAAGAAGGAGACTACGCTGTGATAAATACGTCTGTTTGA